aagaaaaaaacttccggatttcgcaatgtgtgtgtgtctgtgtgtgtggtcttGCGCGGttctttactgacagccgtgtgtgtggatcttgccggaaaatatggcgaaaagtcctacatgacagtaatgTCTGAGTTTAAGTAATATAACAAATTATATTTGTGTGTAAACATTTGATTagacagtactgaagccaaatctggagcttatctaacaaaataacttccaacgattaaataaattagtaaccCAAATATGTTTGGGAAATGTAAATgtttggaaaaaatattaaataacattttcgaaaatagcaaaaatcaagagaaacaaaaaatatatatctaaaattTTGTTCAAGTGTTATATTTTTACATGAATTTAATTCTGTTCTCTtttcatttctaaaaatgttctacgactaaaatatcattttaatcaatatatctAGAGCactttttgaggtcagaggagtgaggttttgcCTGCATTGCACTAGcaggcctctgttacactcacccccctaaactgCTCtttcatcccggacgagcccccagttGTAACCCTATTGTCCTACTGCGCCCAACCCGGCGATTCATTGGattggagtcggttgctctaaaaagaagactaaagaccatggcctctagcgtctgtcactaacATGATCATTATGTAATTGTTATTGCAAAAATCACAATATTTAGCTacacacaacaaaaaaacaaacactgcttCTGCGCTCACCTCTTTAATTATTTAGTCATAAATATGCAGATATGCTCGGTCGATTTTACCCTTCGCTCTTCTTTGTCATTAACAGTAAATTGGAAACtacattttaaacagtttttttttcatattttacccaaatttgtccataattaatatatttttgaacTATATATGTCGGAACCAAGTATAGTATTGAAGCAAGAGAAAAATGATTGTCGATTGTGACCTATTTGTGCTAGTGAAAGGATCTGCTGTTTGTGTACAAATCGGTATTTTTAAAGCATTGGATTTGCAGCTCAgactgataatgatgatgatgcatCTGGTTCATGGCCAATTATGTGTAACGCTGCATCCCCCGAGAGGATTTTCACCCGTGAGTAAAAtccactcgtgtgtgtgtgtgtgtttgcttgatTTGGATAGTAAAGTTTGTGAGGGTTATGAAAGAATATGAGCTTAAAATATGTACCAATAAGTTTGGTATAAGTGAAGCTTAATCtactataataaattatatttgtcCCATATTTTCTTTAAAGACAAGCAAATTTGAGTTTAAAATAAGGCTAAATAAAGCCAATTTTAAGATAACTGAAGGTGAATCTGACTTCTGAATCTTGCTTTTTTTCATGCAGCGGTTGAATTTGGGCTGTTTTGCTTTAATAAATGAAGCCTTTGTATAAATGTGCTTTCTCAAAATCAGTTCTCCACAAATTATTACTTTTCATTTAGTTCttctgcaaaaatgtaaaaacaatagtaataattgATTACTTAAAATTATGATAaccagattattattaatattatgatattgttattattatttttattattattaattgttatgataactgtattattattaataataaaacaataatttaaaatttgccaatattcaatattttctgaatatttatacAGATCAGTACAGAATTGAACTATTTCTGGCCTTTTCTCACTGTTAATtctgaatacatttaataatgtttactAATAAAAcctattgtaattgtaatttattgcattcatcttttgtattttttgttattatataacTATTAAAGTAACCTTTTTTGCAGGTTAggtaaatatcattataatactGTATACCATGAGTGCATCcactttatttactgtcataaaaataataatattaataataatatttaataataagtttATTTTTCAGTGCTTTACAGGGCTTAAGGATGCATTACAACAAAATTAGGAGAACAGAAAACACGTAAAAGGATACATGTACAAATTAAAAggataaacattaataataataataataaaattaaatacaataataaaaaataacaattataataataaaaactaattaaaataataaaatacaatagaaattgtatattattattaataataataataaataatcaaataaataataataataataataattaaaaaacaaataaattataataacattaaataaataaaataatgtaataatttaataaattatttatttcaatgagtaaatcaaataaaataataatgtgaaacacatctaaaaaataaacataatagtaatagtaaccataatgaaataataataaacaaataaattctaatacaataaaataaatcttaaaaaaaaaatcattgcaataaataaattcaaataaaacaataaaataaaaatttaaacgtaataataataataataataataataattattattattattattattataaaataatttaattagatacaattaaaaatgaatgtaataataataataaaacaacaataataataaaataaataatagtaataataaaataatagtaataataataataaataaaataataataataatgataaaataaatcctaaaacaatatttcaataaataaatcctaataaaagaattaaattaaatacaatttaaaaatgaacataataataactcaaataaataataatgataataaaaccaataaataacaacaaaatacaataaacctaaataaaatcattcatttcacttaacaagtcctaataataataataataatttatatttcaattattaaatatttaaataataataatgaaaatccaTCTTGTAATAGATACTCACCAGGCTGTGGCTGTGTTGTGTGTGGCCTGCGCTGGACTCTGTGAATCTCCTGTCAGGTTGTGTCTGATCTGAGCGCTGCAGCTGTGTGGATGCTGGTGCTGCTCTTGAGTTTGTGATGGAGCCGTTCGCCCGTCCCGTTCCTCCTGCCCATCTGCCTGCCACTTATACTGCGACTGTTTGAGCCAGCGGCCGCCCAGACCACACTTCTCCAGGTAAAACCGACACACTTCATAGTTCATGGCCGAGTAATAGAGAAAATCCAGCGCTAGCAGCACCATGACGAAGAATCCGTAGATCCACACGCCGATTAATGCCGAGTAGTTACTGCCACAGAAAAGAACAGAGGAAAGTCAGatgcttttaaagggatagtttaatgCAAAAAAGAAAGTTCTGCACTAAAAATAATCAATTTAGaccattttttaaggtaagttgttgcaaacaatttatatgatcTGAATTTAAACTTAATTAGGTTGGACATTACAACATCTCATTAGTTTAagttcagcccatataaattgtttgcaacaacttaccttaaaaaacataaaataataactccaattaagtgttttttagtgtgttattatttattcatcctttatttgttcaaaaactataagtttttttttcttctgttgaatgtaaaacaagatcatttgaagaatgctgatagcTGGCTCCCATTGACTTTTCCTTGTATTTTTTTCTGCTATGGAGGTCAATTGGTGCCagaatttttcaaaataccttatgtgttcaacagaagaaagaagcttacaatggttttaaaccaaatgtgtgaaaataaattaaaaaataaacaaacaaacaactgaatgagtggatgatgatgatgatgatgataataataataataataataataataataattaaaaaataaacaacttcaCTAGTTAAGAACCTCTAAGAGTTTTTTATGTTGACCATAAAAGATGATAATTTGAAGCATGCTgatagctggcacccattgacttatGGTATATTTTTTTCCACTATGGAGGTCAGTTGGTGCCAGAATTCTTCAAATTAGATTATTATGTAATCAACATAAAAAAGAagcatgtatatatttaaaaccaAATGAGGAAGaataaataaagacataaataaataaataaataaataaataaataaataaataaataaataaataaataaataaatgataaagtaATTTCCAGTTTTGGGTGAAATgtctctttaataataataataataaaattattaataattattattataaccataATAACTCATAAATAAACAACTTCACTAGTTCCAAAACCTataagagtttctttcttgtgttgaacacaaaagaagatatttggaagaatgctgATAGCTGACACCTATTgactttattgcatttttttctccTATGGAGATCAATTGGTGCCTGAACttgtcaaaatatcttaattacaTTTTCGAGAGAAGAAACAAGTTTATAATGGTTTTAAatcaaatgaggaaaataaataaacaaataaatggatgatgaggcaattttcatttttgggtgaaatgtctcttaataataataataataataataatagttattattattattattattattattattgttattattattattataaataagtaaataaataaataaataaataaataaataaataaataaataaataaatacataaataaataaataaataaataaataaataaataaataaataagcaactcCACTAGTTCAATACCTataagagtttctttcttgtgttgaacacaaaagaagttagtttgaagaatgttgatagctgacacccattgactttcatggtatttttttttttactatggaggtcaattgcCCTTATATTATAGGGCTGTTGAATCattgattctgattggccgaTGGACATTATAACCTGtgcagttattttcagataaacgaacagctaaagtagttctggCAGGTTTTGAGCCTCTTGATAGCTCtgtatcactacgctgaatgatttcagttattagctacaacagtcaaaaatcacattaaaagcaCAACAGAAGCAGGGTTCCCACAGGTACTAGAAATCCTTGACAAGTCAGCAAAAATTTAAACATggtttattttagcaaaaattaAGCAAATAGGACTTTctgcagaaaaacaaatattataggaaatactgtgaaaaattccttgctctgataatCAGAAATAAGCCTAAATCTCTGCCTGAACTAAAAGAAGAGCAGAGGTAAAAGCTAAAGATTTAGTTTTTGATGGAGCACAGGCCTTTTGTTGTCAAGAAAGACCTCTGACAGCACAATATTGAGGTTTCCATAATGTTATATATTGTGTTATAATTGTGATTTATCCCATCTCTGATGCTGCTGCGTAATATTAGCATTTGTCACAACAAAAAAGAGGAAA
The DNA window shown above is from Danio rerio strain Tuebingen ecotype United States chromosome 25, GRCz12tu, whole genome shotgun sequence and carries:
- the shisal1b gene encoding protein shisa-like-1a — encoded protein: MEDKKMSVTRQQTFNILTIILLLLPSTALSAHFRVCEPYSDHKGRYHFGFHCPRLSDNKTYMFCCHHNNTAFKYCCNESEFQTVMQVNLTTSPDAYGHNNYSALIGVWIYGFFVMVLLALDFLYYSAMNYEVCRFYLEKCGLGGRWLKQSQYKWQADGQEERDGRTAPSQTQEQHQHPHSCSAQIRHNLTGDSQSPAQATHNTATA